One Phocoena sinus isolate mPhoSin1 chromosome 14, mPhoSin1.pri, whole genome shotgun sequence genomic region harbors:
- the SIRT4 gene encoding NAD-dependent protein lipoamidase sirtuin-4, mitochondrial, whose product MRMSFGLTLRTAKGRWVPNLSQQCSRRSTGLFVPPSPPLDSEKVKELQRFITLSKRLLVMTGAGISTESGIPDYRSEKVGLYARTDRRPIQHGDFVRIAQIRQRYWARNFVGWPQFSSHQPNPAHWALSNWERFGKLSWLVTQNVDALHTKAGSQRLTELHGCMHRVLCLGCGEQTPRGALQERFEVLNPTWSAEAHGLAPDGDVFLTEEQVQSFRVPPCSRCGGPLKPDVVFFGDTVNPDKVDFVHKRVKEADSLLVVGSSLQVYSGYRFILTAQERKLPIAILNIGPTRSDDLACLKLDSRCGELLPLIDPR is encoded by the exons ATGAGGATGAGCTTTGGGTTAACTCTCAGGACAGCAAAAGGCCGCTGGGTGCCAAACCTCAGCCAGCAGTGCTCACGCAGATCCACTGGGTTATTTGTGCCACCAAGTCCTCCTCTGGACTCTGAGAAGGTCAAAGAGTTACAGCGCTTTATCACCCTTTCCAAGAGACTCTTAGTGATGACTGGGGCAGGAATCTCCACTGAGTCGGGAATCCCAGACTACAGGTCAGAAAAGGTGGGACTTTACGCCCGCACGGACCGGAGGCCCATCCAGCATGGGGATTTTGTACGGATAGCTCAAATCCGCCAGCGGTACTGGGCGAGAAACTTTGTGGGCTGGCCTCAGTTCTCCTCCCACCAGCCTAACCCTGCACACTGGGCTTTGAGCAACTGGGAGAGATTCGGAAAGCTGTCCTGGTTGGTGACCCAAAATGTGGATGCCTTGCACACCAAGGCGGGGAGTCAGCGCCTGACAGAACTCCACGGATGCATGCACAG GGTCCTCTGCTTGGGCTGCGGTGAGCAGACTCCCCGAGGGGCACTGCAAGAGCGGTTTGAAGTCCTGAACCCCACCTGGAGCGCTGAGGCCCATGGCCTGGCTCCGGACGGTGACGTCTTTCTCACTGAGGAGCAGGTACAGAGCTTCCGGGTCCCGCCCTGCTCTCGATGTGGGGGCCCCCTGAAACCAGACGTCGTCTTCTTCGGGGACACGGTGAACCCTGACAAGGTTGATTTTGTGCACAAGCGGGTAAAAGAAGCCGACTCCCTCCTGGTGGTGGGATCGTCCTTGCAG GTGTACTCAGGCTACAGGTTCATCCTCACTGCCCAGGAGAGGAAGCTGCCAATTGCAATACTGAACATCGGGCCCACACGGTCGGACGACTTGGCATGTCTGAAACTGGATTCTCGTTGCGGAGAGCTGCTGCCTTTAATAGACCCACGCTGA